In Zea mays cultivar B73 chromosome 7, Zm-B73-REFERENCE-NAM-5.0, whole genome shotgun sequence, the following proteins share a genomic window:
- the LOC103633296 gene encoding cytosolic isocitrate dehydrogenase [NADP] isoform X8, whose translation MAFEKIKVSNPIIEMDGDEMTRVFWQSIKDKLIFPFLDLDIKYYDLGILHGEATDDKVTVEAAEATLKYNVAIKCATITPGETRRTYEARLVAIYRHVREDGVEGQPISVSTEQFAPC comes from the exons ATGGCGTTCGAGAAGATCAAGGTCTCCAACCCAATCATCGAGATGGACG GCGATGAGATGACCAGGGTATTCTGGCAGtctatcaaggacaag CTTATCTTCCCATTTCTGGACCTGGACATCAAGTACTATGATTTGGGGATACTGCACGGTGAAGCAACTGATGACAAGGTCACAGTGGAGGCTGCAGAGGCTACTCTCAA GTACAATGTGGCTATTAAGTGTGCGACCATTACTCCAG GTGAAACTAGAAGAACGTATGAAGCTAGACTTGTTGCAATTTATAGACATGTAAGAGAGGATGGAGTTGAGGGACAACCTATTTCTGTTTCAACAGAACAATTTGCA CCTTGTTGA
- the LOC103633296 gene encoding cytosolic isocitrate dehydrogenase [NADP] isoform X6, with product MAFEKIKVSNPIIEMDGDEMTRVFWQSIKDKLIFPFLDLDIKYYDLGILHGEATDDKVTVEAAEATLKYNVAIKCATITPGETRRTYEARLVAIYRHVREDGVEGQPISVSTEQFAMTCKLTCLVL from the exons ATGGCGTTCGAGAAGATCAAGGTCTCCAACCCAATCATCGAGATGGACG GCGATGAGATGACCAGGGTATTCTGGCAGtctatcaaggacaag CTTATCTTCCCATTTCTGGACCTGGACATCAAGTACTATGATTTGGGGATACTGCACGGTGAAGCAACTGATGACAAGGTCACAGTGGAGGCTGCAGAGGCTACTCTCAA GTACAATGTGGCTATTAAGTGTGCGACCATTACTCCAG GTGAAACTAGAAGAACGTATGAAGCTAGACTTGTTGCAATTTATAGACATGTAAGAGAGGATGGAGTTGAGGGACAACCTATTTCTGTTTCAACAGAACAATTTGCA ATGACTTGTAAGTTGACATGTCTTGTGCTGTGA
- the LOC103633296 gene encoding cytosolic isocitrate dehydrogenase [NADP] isoform X7, with the protein MAFEKIKVSNPIIEMDGDEMTRVFWQSIKDKLIFPFLDLDIKYYDLGILHGEATDDKVTVEAAEATLKYNVAIKCATITPGETRRTYEARLVAIYRHVREDGVEGQPISVSTEQFASHE; encoded by the exons ATGGCGTTCGAGAAGATCAAGGTCTCCAACCCAATCATCGAGATGGACG GCGATGAGATGACCAGGGTATTCTGGCAGtctatcaaggacaag CTTATCTTCCCATTTCTGGACCTGGACATCAAGTACTATGATTTGGGGATACTGCACGGTGAAGCAACTGATGACAAGGTCACAGTGGAGGCTGCAGAGGCTACTCTCAA GTACAATGTGGCTATTAAGTGTGCGACCATTACTCCAG GTGAAACTAGAAGAACGTATGAAGCTAGACTTGTTGCAATTTATAGACATGTAAGAGAGGATGGAGTTGAGGGACAACCTATTTCTGTTTCAACAGAACAATTTGCA TCACATGAATAA
- the LOC103633296 gene encoding uncharacterized protein isoform X5 — protein sequence MAFEKIKVSNPIIEMDGDEMTRVFWQSIKDKLIFPFLDLDIKYYDLGILHGEATDDKVTVEAAEATLKYNVAIKCATITPGETRRTYEARLVAIYRHVREDGVEGQPISVSTEQFAVSQITSCTIILQLFLSLSFLRITIALAYFTNLYKLLFSRDFMYRFFTNNANATSTILQNFEWQPVIWIFA from the exons ATGGCGTTCGAGAAGATCAAGGTCTCCAACCCAATCATCGAGATGGACG GCGATGAGATGACCAGGGTATTCTGGCAGtctatcaaggacaag CTTATCTTCCCATTTCTGGACCTGGACATCAAGTACTATGATTTGGGGATACTGCACGGTGAAGCAACTGATGACAAGGTCACAGTGGAGGCTGCAGAGGCTACTCTCAA GTACAATGTGGCTATTAAGTGTGCGACCATTACTCCAG GTGAAACTAGAAGAACGTATGAAGCTAGACTTGTTGCAATTTATAGACATGTAAGAGAGGATGGAGTTGAGGGACAACCTATTTCTGTTTCAACAGAACAATTTGCAGTAAGTCAAATCACCTCTTGTACTAtaatcttgcaattgtttctttctctctcttttctaAGAATAACTATTGCATTAGCATATTTTACTAACTTGtataaattgttattttcaagagattTTATGTACCGTTTCTTTACAAACAATGCTAATGCCACATCCACAATCTTGCAGAACTTTGAATGGCAACCAGTTATCTGGATCTTTGCCTGA